Below is a window of Scatophagus argus isolate fScaArg1 chromosome 24, fScaArg1.pri, whole genome shotgun sequence DNA.
CACAAGAGGCTGGGGGTTAAAGGAGGTTTAATCCAAGCATGAAATTATGACTAAGAAGGAGGACTCTGAGATCTAAAATCCTGTCCggtcctgtctgtctgtctgtcagtgctgGCTGAGGACTGGACCCGTGCTGACACTGAGGGCGAGCTCTTCAGGAGGCTGTTTGGGGGCTACAGCAAGTGGACACGTCCGGCGAGGAACATCACAGACGTGGTGATAGTCAAGTTCGGCCTCTCCATCGCCCAGCTGATAGACGTggtgggaacacacacacacacacgtttgtagATCCTGACCACACATATAAGAGTCTGATAATATGAGTTAACATGTCCTGAACACACCACTCACTGACTGGATTTCTGGCTTCAAAACAGGATGAGAAAAATCAGGTGATGACGACCAACGTGTGGCTCAAACAGGTACAAGAGAAGCCGACCTGTGCACCCGTCCTATGAATACAGAAAACCCAAAGATGTTTGGTCTTAATCTGTGCTTGTGTCGGCAGGAGTGGACTGACTACAAGCTGCAGTGGAGACCCTCCGACTTCGACAACGTGACGTCCATCAGAGTTCCCTCTGAGCTCATCTGGGTGCCGGACATCGTGCTTTACAACaagtaaaacacacattaaacaccAAACCACTGCAGTTTGTGCAAATCCTCTTTCACTTCAACAAGCAGAGATCGatattcttgtttatttatttaggtttagTCTCAAGAAGTTCTAATTTTTCAGCCTTGATTTCTAGCTTTATTGTAAATTTATGAATATAAAGTAAATCTTcggataaacacacacacacccctcaggTGAGGACACACACTGTGCCGAAACAGGCACGACTTTGAATGTCTGTGGGCGGGAATTATCTGTAGTGATCAATTACCTGCTTGATCCATAACAATGTGCTCATGAGGGCGGGAAGGTCGCTGGTCCCACAGCACTTCTGAACACCCCTGCATACCAACTGGAAACACATGCAAATGATCCTGGTGAATAAACGACCTCGATTCTGAGGCGGCTGCACAGCGATCTTGCATCACACAGTTTTAGTCTGGTTTCCTCCCCTCAGGGCCCGGGGGAAGTGTTAATCCTGAAATTTGTCTGGATGGAGACGAAACCTTCTCCCCCTTCAGCTTAAGTGAGCTTGCATCATGCGTGCGGCGTCGTTAACATTCACTGATCAATTATTAAGCATTGGCTGCGTAAAGGGGAACAGCTCGAGGTTTACTCCTTCACCTTCTGAGCTGGAGAAACTTGGGAGCTttgctgaacaaaaacaactgaaatatcAACCCGCTGCATCCAAACAACATTGGTGTCAgttctttttgtctcttgtcAGTTTTCAGTATGTTCGTGCTTTCTCTTTATCAATGCCACGCTTCTGATTCTCCCAGTGCAGACGGAGATTTTGCCGTCACCCACATGACCAAGGCCCACCTGTTTCACACGGGTCGTGTCCGCTGGGTGCCCCCGGCCATCTACAAGTCCTCCTGCTCCATCGACGTCACCTTCTTCCCTTTCGACCAGCAGAGCTGCAAGATGAAGTTCGGCTCCTGGACGTACGACCGCGCCAAGATCGACCTGGAGCCCTTTGAGAACACGGTGGACCTCAAGGTGGAACGGGTGGATGCCTCTTCTGCTCCatcctttcttctctccattGAGTCTGTGCCAGTTTTGTCCACTCTGTGGTTCACGGATGCTCTTCCGTATTTCTTACTTCGATCAAGAGTGAAATATCTTGGCACCAGttgaatggattgccatgaaatttggcacagacaTTTGTGATTCTGCGAGAGGATCCATCCTCCGGGGACCATGAATATCgatacaaaatttcatggcaatccagcAAGAGGTTCCTCAGATGTTTCAGTGTGGACAGAAGCGTTGAGCCACATTGTTTGGctaaaaataaatctcatttGTAGGATTACTGGGAGAGCGGCGAGTGGGCGATCGTCAACGCAGTGGGCACCTACAACACCAAGAAGTACGACTGCTGCCACGAGATCTACCCCGACATCACCTACTATTTCGTCATCCGCCGACTCCCGTTGTTCTACACCATCAACCTCATCATCCCCTGCCTCCTCATCTCCTGCCTCACCGTCCTGGTCTTCTACCTCCCGTCGGACTGCGGAGAGAAAATCACTTTGTGCATCTCGGTGCTGCTCTCGCTCACCGTCTTCCTGCTGCTCATCACCGAGATCATCCCGTCAACGTCGCTGGTCATACCTCTGATCGGGGAGTACCTGCTCTTCACCATGATCTTCGTCACGCTGTCCATCGTCATCACCGTCTTCGTGCTGAACGTGCACCACCGGTCGTCAGTGACTCACACCATGCCACGGTGGGTTCGGAggtttttcctctgtgctgtgccACGGTGGCTGTGCATGAAGCGTCCAGACCACGGCCTCAGGTCTGCGAGGTAGGAGAGCAACAAAGGTCGCCATGTTTGCTGTGCAGGAATGCTAAAATAttctgacaaaaaataaaataaaataaattcagttttctCTGGATTAACTGACCAAAGTACCTGGCATCCACCATTTATTCTATATATTTGCATTAGATTAgtttttattcaacattttaaataatcaaacaaatacCTTTTGTTTACATCAGATTTCACCTTGCATTGATCCTTGCTTCtacttttctactttttctgGCAACATAAAACCTTACAAAGTAACTTctcttagaaaacaaaaacagttaaaccGAACCCCCTTAACGTGGTATTCCTGACAGCGCTTTCAAAGGCCAAGCCCAGTCGGCGCTGACACAAAACCCTCTGACACAGCTGGAGTTACCAGAACAGACACTAATAGTTTAAAAAAACCGTTTTAACCTTCTATGTGTGAGAGCCTCCTCAGGATTGGAAGGCTTGATTGAGTGTTGCTCCAATCAGAATCTTCAGCGGGCGAGGAGGAAATTGGGTGGGCGGGGCCTCTAAAGTTTAGCCCAATCATACACTGGGGACCGCACATCCTAATTAAGCAATCCATTTTAACCGTCTATGTGTGAGAGCCTCCTCAGGATTGGAAGGCTTGATTGAGTGTTGCTCCAATCAGAATCTTCAGCGGGCTAGGAGGAGATTGGGTGGGCGGGGCCTCTAAAGCCCAATCATACACTGGGGACCGCACATTCTGCGAAAAAACGCGACACAGCCAAGCTTTATGTTAGCGAACTTCACAAAATCCAAAACCACAGTGAGAAATAATGATTATAACGAGGGAGGTGAAAAAGTTTGTCTTTGTTAACTTGGACAAATTGTAAAGCTTGCTAAagtatatttaaatattgaaCTCAAGATTTACatcaaagttaaataaaattgtGTCGATGTTGTCTGTGGTTAACGCCACTTCTTAGCAGCAATACCGGCCGTGTCAAACGAATACTGACAGCAATTCAGGGCAAAGACTTCATTCAGCAGTATAACTGCAGAAACACCTGTTATCACTCACAAAGtttattacacattttaatCCTGAACGTAATCTTCTCTGGACCAGGACAAAAGACAGTCACCCTCACGAGGTGGAAAACCCCAACTCTGAGATTTGTTAGGCAATTAATCTTGCTTCGCAGTGTACCCCTCTGGTGTTAACTAATCCTGGTCCAGTCCCAGATAGCCAAATAAATACTGTGAACAACACTTAAGTTTCGAGAAAAACCAAACCGGCTTCTCTGCGCAAGCGCCTCCCAGGGATTGGAGAGCTGTAATTGAGTGCCCCTCCAATCAGAATTTTCAGCTGCCTAAGAACTCTATAAAGTGATCGGAGCCTCTAAAATTTAGACCAATCATACACTGGGGACCACACATCCTAATTAAACAAGCCGTTTTAACCTTCTATGTGTGAGAGCCTCCTCAGGATTGGAAGGCTTGATTGGGTGTTGCTCCAATCAGAATCTTCAGCGGGCTAGGAGGAGATTGGGTGGGCGGGGCCTCTAAAGCCCAATCATACACTGGGGACCGCACATTCTGCGAAACAAACGCGACATAGCCAAGTTTTATGTTAGCGAACTTCACAAAATCCAAAACCACAGTGAGAAATAATGATTATAACGCGGGAGGTGAACGAGTTTCTTTGTTAACTTGGACAAAGTGTAAAGCTTGCTAAAgtatatttaaatattgtacTCAAGATTTACatcaaagttaaataaaattgtGTCGATGTTACCGGCCGTGTCAAACGAATACTGACAGCAATTCAGGGCAAAGACTTCATTCAGCAATATAACTGCAGAAACACCTGTTATCACTCACCAAGtttattacacattttaatCCTGAACGTAATCTTCTCTGGACCAGGACATAAGAGAGTCACCCTCACGAGGTGGAAAACCCCAACTCTGAAAGTTGTTAAACAATCTTGCTTCGTAGTGTAGCCCTCTGGTGTTTCTAGACAGAGTGTCTCTTTCACGTGTAATCTAATCCTGGTCCAGTCCCAGATAGCCAAACAAATACTGTGAACGACACTTAAATTAACAGAACAACCAAACCGACTTCTCTGCGCAAGCGCCTTCCAGGGATTGGAGAGCTTTAATTGAGTGCCGCTCCAATCAGAATTTTCAGCTGCCTAAGAAATCTATAAAGCGAGCGGAGCCTCTAAAAGTTAGACCAATCATACACTGGGGACCACACATCCTAATTAATATGCAATACAGGCTTGTCCGCGAGTTTTCCACACCCGTTCATTTGTTGTCTCTAAAGCTAACAATGCTTTAGAGACAAGCGGAGTTAAATAACAGTAAGTTTGCAAGTTGAATAGTCAaatcaataaacagaaagaCTCCTGTGTGTTCATCACTACGAGTGATcccttcacacacagagacaatcaCTCGATAAACCGtgaataaaaatactgattagaGCAGAGTTTCATCAAAACTTCACCACTTGGAGGTTTTTGTAGATGAACATTTGGTTTGAAGTTGGCACTTTAACTCATACTgataatgaaaaatgtctgctCTCTGACGTATCTCAGGCGGCGTCACCTGAGCGATGACCTCCTTCCTGTCCGGACTTCAGGCCCCTCCCACAGGACATCCACCTGGCTCTCGCGGGAGTCTGACATCGATCTCCATGAAATCCACCTCTGCGATCTTCACGGTGACCTGAGCAGAGATCATCCGGGGAGGTTTGGGGCGAAGATGGATGCTCTGAGGATTTCTgccctctctccttcttcccctCGATGCCTCGGTTACACCCTCCTCCCTCAGAGACACTCAGCGCCCAGCTTGGACTGGGGGGCCCCTCCTGTGAGCCCGCCGGCCTCTGTTCTGTCTCCTGCGGTGGTGTCGGCCCTGGAGGGGGTCACCTACATCGCAGAGCACCTCAGGGCGGAGGATGCAGACTTCTCTGTGCGTGCTGATGATTGTTATTATCTTGTCTCATGAAGTCTCAGCTGTTTGTCCAGACATTCacagtctcctcctcttcctcttctctgcctctgcagg
It encodes the following:
- the LOC124055698 gene encoding neuronal acetylcholine receptor subunit alpha-2-like, which gives rise to MEQRRDLTRTSALCCCWILISSVLAEDWTRADTEGELFRRLFGGYSKWTRPARNITDVVIVKFGLSIAQLIDVDEKNQVMTTNVWLKQEWTDYKLQWRPSDFDNVTSIRVPSELIWVPDIVLYNNADGDFAVTHMTKAHLFHTGRVRWVPPAIYKSSCSIDVTFFPFDQQSCKMKFGSWTYDRAKIDLEPFENTVDLKDYWESGEWAIVNAVGTYNTKKYDCCHEIYPDITYYFVIRRLPLFYTINLIIPCLLISCLTVLVFYLPSDCGEKITLCISVLLSLTVFLLLITEIIPSTSLVIPLIGEYLLFTMIFVTLSIVITVFVLNVHHRSSVTHTMPRWVRRFFLCAVPRWLCMKRPDHGLRSARRRHLSDDLLPVRTSGPSHRTSTWLSRESDIDLHEIHLCDLHGDLSRDHPGRFGAKMDALRISALSPSSPRCLGYTLLPQRHSAPSLDWGAPPVSPPASVLSPAVVSALEGVTYIAEHLRAEDADFSVKEDWKYVAMVVDRIFLWMFIIVCLLGTVGLFLPPWLSGMF